DNA sequence from the Actinomycetota bacterium genome:
CTTGCGAGGATCGTTGTCATGCACGGGCCGAGGGTCGATGCCGCGGGCGCGGCGCACCAGGTCCAGACCGTGCGAGCCAAGGATGTCCTCGGCGGTAGGGTCGTCGAGTCGCGCGAGGTCGCCAAGGGTCGCAACACCCGACGTCCGCAGCCGGGCAGCGGTCTTGGGGCCGATGCCCGACATGACCTCGATCGCAAGCGGCGCGAGGAACGCGGCCTCATCGCCGGGCTGCACAACCGTGAGCCCGTTGGGCTTCTCGAAGTCCGACGCGATCTTGGCGATCGTCTTGGAGGATGCCAGCCCGGCCGAACAGGTGACCCCAAGTTCGGCGACACGCTCCCGAATCTCGCGGGCGATCTCGACCGGGTGCAGCGGCGAATGCGCACCGGGCGTCACATCCAGGAATGCCTCGTCGATCGACACCGGCTGCACTTGCGGCGTCATCGACTCGAAGATCTCGCGAACTGCGTGGGAGATCTCCGAGTAGCGCTCGAAGTGCGGGCGGACCCAGATCGCACCCGGGCACAGCCGAGCTGCGCGGGCCGACGGCATAGCGGACCTGACGCCGAACCGCCGCGCCTCATAGGAGCAGGTGGAGACCACTCCTCGTCCATCGGGAGAACCGCCGACGATCACTGGCTTGCCGCGAAGCTCGGGGTTGTCGAGCTGCTCGACGGCAGCGAAGAACGCATCCATGTCGACGTGTATGATCGCACGGCCATGCCAGGGCGCAAGTTCGTTGGTGTCGTCGGGAGTGGTCATGCCCTCAGTG
Encoded proteins:
- the dinB gene encoding DNA polymerase IV; its protein translation is MTTPDDTNELAPWHGRAIIHVDMDAFFAAVEQLDNPELRGKPVIVGGSPDGRGVVSTCSYEARRFGVRSAMPSARAARLCPGAIWVRPHFERYSEISHAVREIFESMTPQVQPVSIDEAFLDVTPGAHSPLHPVEIAREIRERVAELGVTCSAGLASSKTIAKIASDFEKPNGLTVVQPGDEAAFLAPLAIEVMSGIGPKTAARLRTSGVATLGDLARLDDPTAEDILGSHGLDLVRRARGIDPRPVHDNDPRKSISAERTFAEDLREAPQIRDAIDRLAERVGRRLRKAGVAGRTLSVKVRFSDFTTRGAQRTLSVPADADPEIARVAWDLVRGLWSPGVGVRLLGVGLSGFDESAQQLDLLGELEAESSSPERAKRLVTGLDAVRERFGEDAVGFGVRGIKSPRRTDIAKTASDGAEDSEQGSDGNA